GCATTTCCATGGCCATATAAACCTCCGTTGCATCCTATTTACCTTTTAAGTTAAATAAGTAATGCTAAACGTAACTATCAAACTTGGCGCGAATATGTTTCGCTTTAAGTAAATCTCGGAATTCATCGAAAGCGCAAATATTACCGCCGTAGATCTGTTTGAGGAGTTCTAAAACTGCGTCGCCTTTGTTGAGGGGTAAGGATGTTATACATATCCCAATTTGATCACAGTGTTCGCTAAGTGCTTTGAGAACTTCTTCTTGATATTTCGGCTTTACCACTAGCCAATATTCATAGTCATCATCGCCCCAGACTTTGCGAGGGAGTTCGCCGACATCTTGTCCGGAAATGATCAGGTTACCACTGTAATCGATTGTGGCTTCGATGTGGATAGTTGTCCCCTTTTCCCTTTTTGAATAGAGTTCCATAGGCTACATATTGGGTTTTGCTATTAGCCTTTAGCAGTTTTACATTCTAGTGCAAGTATGCAACATGATATTTCAATAAGAGTTCTTAAAATATATGCTAGTAATCATACCTTTCTTTAACGTATTTACTCCACTCTCTAATGTAGGTACTACGGCTGCGTGATATCCACGAAACAAAGTCCTGATGTGTGAATGAGTGAAATCTTACCTTAGAATTATCGTTGAACAGCTTGGGCCAATCGGTCGTGAAATCGCTCCTCCCCAAATCACTCAGACATTGAACCAGCTCAGTATTCCTTTCATCAAATGTAACTCCAGAGTATACATATTCAAACAATCCCGATTCAGCAATACCCTGAGCTAACGCCTGTTGGCGCAGTAGCTGATAGCCGTCTCTGAATGCGGGACAATATGGTAGACTTCGCCAAGCGTCTTTTTCAATGGAGTCAGCGAGTATTGACCAGTATTTTCGGCCCCAGGCTATCTGATGACAATAGCCACTGGGGTTGTCGACTAATCCTTTAACATTTCTGCAACGCGTAGAATCTGGGTTAGGCTTCAATCCCTGTTGTAGGTGCTCCTTACTGATGGTCTTCTTAGCTGCCGAACAACCATAGAAGTGGTGTTCAGTATACTTGTTCTCGATAAGATAGATTCCAGATGAGCCGTCTACGCAGCTGAAAAGTATAGCTATGTCGGGTGATGTCTGACCGCTACCACGCTTACCGCGCTCATTTAGAAGATGCTTGGGCGCTAGTCTACCCGGGGCTGCATATTCTAGTTCAACAGCGTCGATAGTTGATATATCAAGATTAAGTTCCCTTTTAAGGAAACTTCTTAACATATATCTCATGTGTGGGTCGTATCGGAAAGGGAAGAAGAGGTTAGCACATTGGACCCATGAGCTTTTGAGATTGTGCTTTCCTTCATTAGCCTGTACTTCGTCAGAGACTAAATAGTCGTCTAATGAGTCTCGTACAGGTTCCCAGATTCCAAGAAGCCACTGGTTGGCTGGTAGAATATAGTCTTTCTCCACGCCATTTTGTGTTCCGTTTTGCCCTATAAGTACCTCTTTATTTTCACGCCAGTTAGTCTGATGAATACCAGCCGTGTTGCTCCAGGATAGTCCTCTTGCCATAATACCTCCGATACTATAGATAGATTTAGATACATCTTGTTATACATTGGCGTTGTTTAATAGCAGTATGTTCTCCAGTATTCGGCAATCATTCATACATCAATATCATGAACCCCAATCCATCTTTCCCACCAATTTCCCTTTTCCGCATCTAGGACAAACGATTTCTTCATTTTCCAGCGGCTTAAGTATCAAATCTGTGTTACCGCAAATAGGACACTTAACTGCGTCCTCTTGATTGTACTTATCCGTCGACTCGCATCTGCCAAGCCACATATCTATTTTATTGAAAGTAGGTTTTTTATACTCATCCAGAACGAGGTCGAATACCTTGTCGCATTTAGGGCAGTATAGATTTCCGAAGAGACCTTGAATACCACTTTGCCTTGCCTCTTCAGAATTTGGGCTTGGGTGTCCGAAAAACTTGCGATTACCTTCGCTATCGCGGTAAAACTCCCAAGGGCCCGAGGTGGAGACGGAGTACCCGCATTTATTGCATTTGTGAGTGTATTTGGCTCCCATCTGTTATCCCCCTCCGTTGTTTAATAGCAGTATGTTCTCTAGGATTCTGCAATCGTTACATCCCGGGCATCCGTCTGGAGGACTGTCCATATCGTGGATTTCCCTCACTCTGGCTAATAGCGGGTAGATGGACGGCAGGTCAACAGGTATCTCAAGTATGTTTGCCTTGAAGCCCATCAGAAAGCCGTCATCCCTGTAGTGCAGATTGAAGTCTAGGATATCTCTGTCGGTAACCGGCTCCATGTAGATCAGTGCCAGGTTCGATACCGGCTTGAATCCATGCTGCTCGCCTATCAAGGCGTAGGAATTAAGCTGGACCTGATACATGGGAAGCAGCTTGTCTTGACCTCCCGTGTATTTGGACGTTTTGTAGTCGGCTATGACGTAGTTGCAGTCTGATTTTATGAATATGGCGTCGGGACCGCCGCGTAAGAGGATATTGCTCTCTTCGTCGACGATGCCATACTTGCTCCAATGAGGCGGGTTCACGTATCCGGTCAGCTCACCGATGCCATTCAACCATATGGGCGATTTCCGATGCTCATCAAACCAACTGTGGACTATGGTCTTCGTGTATGAATCTATCGAGCTGAATATGCCGGGGAAGATCTGAAAGGGGAGCTTGTTGTGGAGGCGCAGCTTTAACCAGAAGCACCTTGGGCAGAAGGAAGGCAGTGCTAACTCCCCGAGGTTCTTAGCCGATATTGTGACTTGTTGCGAATGCATACCTTTGGCACATACTTTAACTGTGAAATGTGATTCTGTCAATACTTGAGACAGCAGTTATATTGAAGCTGAACATTCCCGAACATTGTGCAATTTTGAGCATTTTCCGGAACAATTCCTACTCGAGAAGAAAAGTCTGATTCCAATCATGCATCAGCTTCGGCTAATCATAATCGCTAGCGTATCAAGTCCTTCAGCATTACGGCTCTCCCAGTCTGGATAGCACCAAAACCGTACCTGTTCCGGATGCGGTCTATCGCTTTATTCAACTCCTCTAGTTTTCGACCGGAAGGAGTAAAAAGTGCTGTCTGCCGGCTTGGTTCTGCCAGGTGGGATACACCAATTCCGATAAGCCGTACCCCTTGTTTTTCAACCGCCAGCGCTTTATGGAGCAGGATGATCCCTATATCGAATATCTCTTTATCAGCACACAGACTTTGAGGAAGCGTGTGGCTCCGGGTGATGGTCGTAAAGTCTCCATATCTCAGTTTCAGCGTCACGCACTTTGCATCCCGCCCTTGTTTCCGGAGGTCAGCTCCAACCTTTTCACTTTGTGTCCATAAAGTTGCTTCCAGAAATGCCCTGTCGCAAGTATCTTCTCCGAAGGTGGTCTCCCTACTGATTGACTTGGCTTCTCCGGGAGGCATTACCTGGCTATCATCAATACCATTGGCATGCCGGTGCATCGTTTCCCCTGCAACCCCGAAGCGAACCCTGAGAGCATGAGATGGCATTCGAGCCAGATCACCTATCGTTCGTACCCCAAGACCGTTCAGGACTTTCACCGTTTGCTTTCCTACTCCGGGTAACTTATCTACCGCCAGCGGCGCAAGGAAATCCCGCTCGCCTCCACTGGGAACCTCTACCAGCCCGTCCGGTTTGGAGAAGTCTGACGCGACCTTGGCCACTATCTTGCAACTGGCGATCCCTATTGAGGCAGGAAGTCCCAATTCGGCCCTGATTCGCTGTTTCATGGCAATTGCCATTTCCATTATTGACCCGTGTAACGATTCGAACCCGGTCACGTCCAGGTATGCCTCGTCGAGACCGCCTGGTTCGATGAATGGAGAGAAGTCATTCAGAATCGTCATGAACCTGCGTGAGAAGTCCCGATACCTGGCAAAGTTCCCTTCGATGAAAATAGCGTGTGGACAGAGCCGAGCAGCTGTCACCAGCGGCATGGCCGAGTGCAGACCGAACTTTCTCGCTTCG
This genomic stretch from Dehalococcoidales bacterium harbors:
- the dinB gene encoding DNA polymerase IV, translating into MSERTIIHIDLDAFFVSVERVLNPELNGKPVVVGGSPDRRGVVATASYEARKFGLHSAMPLVTAARLCPHAIFIEGNFARYRDFSRRFMTILNDFSPFIEPGGLDEAYLDVTGFESLHGSIMEMAIAMKQRIRAELGLPASIGIASCKIVAKVASDFSKPDGLVEVPSGGERDFLAPLAVDKLPGVGKQTVKVLNGLGVRTIGDLARMPSHALRVRFGVAGETMHRHANGIDDSQVMPPGEAKSISRETTFGEDTCDRAFLEATLWTQSEKVGADLRKQGRDAKCVTLKLRYGDFTTITRSHTLPQSLCADKEIFDIGIILLHKALAVEKQGVRLIGIGVSHLAEPSRQTALFTPSGRKLEELNKAIDRIRNRYGFGAIQTGRAVMLKDLIR